The Metabacillus sediminilitoris genome window below encodes:
- a CDS encoding nucleotidyltransferase family protein, giving the protein MKRIIGIYLAAGKSKRMGMCKLSLPLSIKPLGAIALAEIMKSNIDHLLIVTNDIKASWLNSADVLRTYSTKWENIISLQSHLGQSYSLRTGIRRAVQLGAESVIVFLADQPFVTTSMINRLINEAESEYAYVASSDGEIIKPPIIFHKKAFKELMAINGDKGARGLFKNGALKGMSIAMSSEHLFDIDTIEEYEYAKTFINSIRSFS; this is encoded by the coding sequence ATGAAGAGAATAATTGGGATCTATCTTGCAGCAGGTAAGAGTAAACGAATGGGTATGTGCAAATTATCCTTACCATTATCTATAAAACCTCTTGGCGCAATAGCATTAGCAGAGATTATGAAATCGAATATAGACCACTTACTTATTGTAACTAATGATATCAAAGCAAGTTGGCTGAATTCTGCTGATGTACTTCGTACTTATTCAACAAAATGGGAGAACATCATTAGCTTGCAGTCCCATTTAGGTCAATCATATTCCCTTCGTACTGGTATCAGAAGAGCAGTACAATTGGGTGCAGAATCTGTTATTGTTTTTCTAGCGGATCAACCATTTGTGACAACTAGTATGATAAATCGCCTGATAAATGAAGCGGAAAGTGAGTATGCTTATGTTGCTTCTTCAGATGGTGAAATAATAAAGCCCCCAATAATATTTCATAAAAAAGCATTCAAAGAACTCATGGCAATCAATGGTGATAAAGGTGCTCGAGGTTTGTTTAAAAATGGTGCTTTAAAAGGAATGAGCATAGCAATGAGTTCAGAGCATCTCTTTGATATTGATACGATAGAAGAGTATGAATATGCTAAAACATTTATTAACTCAATTAGATCGTTTTCCTGA
- a CDS encoding YqcI/YcgG family protein, producing MEITSTYLLEKEDMVNPSIVPNWVIGEYNTFHKIVTDKTFPCYFGMTAEKKGELRYSFIQHDDWTSLPNTIEAFIKLFEAPKLTRHGLFVFVEPEKEEKSIEYYREYFWNIIKFLHEADQQPWPETIPQDPDHHLWAFSFAKEPFFVFGNAPAYKQRKTRDLGKSLVLGFQPRRIFEGLEGTSKGGIMSREKVRERVEKWDKLPKHPNISHYGDPEHREWKQYFIGDDVKPIEGKCPFQHK from the coding sequence ATGGAAATAACTTCTACATATTTATTAGAAAAAGAAGATATGGTCAATCCTTCTATTGTACCAAATTGGGTAATTGGTGAATATAATACGTTCCATAAAATCGTAACAGACAAGACGTTCCCATGTTACTTTGGAATGACAGCTGAAAAGAAAGGTGAATTACGTTATTCTTTTATACAACATGATGATTGGACAAGTCTGCCAAATACAATTGAAGCATTTATTAAGCTTTTTGAGGCACCGAAACTTACGAGGCATGGGTTATTCGTTTTTGTAGAGCCGGAAAAAGAGGAAAAGTCTATTGAATATTATCGTGAGTATTTTTGGAATATCATAAAATTCTTACATGAAGCAGATCAACAACCATGGCCTGAAACTATTCCTCAAGATCCTGATCATCATTTATGGGCATTTTCGTTTGCAAAAGAACCTTTCTTTGTATTTGGAAATGCGCCGGCATACAAACAAAGAAAAACGAGAGATTTAGGAAAAAGCCTTGTTCTCGGATTTCAGCCAAGACGAATTTTTGAAGGGTTAGAGGGTACATCTAAGGGTGGGATAATGTCTCGGGAAAAAGTAAGAGAAAGAGTAGAAAAGTGGGATAAACTTCCTAAACACCCTAACATAAGTCATTATGGCGATCCAGAACATCGTGAGTGGAAGCAGTATTTTATAGGTGATGATGTGAAACCTATTGAAGGGAAATGTCCTTTTCAGCATAAATAA
- a CDS encoding XdhC family protein has product MRSDIYEILDYVCQHPGKKVLATIIDVHGSAYKRAGSTMLFHEDGLQVGLLSGGCLEEDVFERVKPFFYEPSSTIITYDLSAEDDLSWGQGAGCNGKIKIVVETVTSQVYKDIQKVRTFVNNGVNIVHIKRFSKSNEITDYLFYTEFGEIFGNWNGALPTIKNVADNSTLLFDNQGDRLFFQKILARPRLIIYGAGVDAIPLAQLAQFTGLQVIIADWRPAFCNKRHFPFAYKTVIATPNEFVSSFSFTTSDSVVLMTHNYEKDKQLIELLVEKKLGYLGILGSKTRAERLLRGMDIPEWVHFPVGLSIGAEGPQEIAISVIAELIQNKTRRLDMAL; this is encoded by the coding sequence ATGCGTTCGGACATATATGAAATACTTGATTATGTTTGTCAACACCCAGGCAAAAAAGTATTAGCTACCATTATTGATGTCCATGGGTCTGCATATAAACGAGCAGGCTCAACAATGCTTTTTCATGAAGATGGTCTCCAAGTTGGACTTTTGAGTGGCGGATGTTTAGAGGAGGACGTATTTGAACGAGTAAAACCATTTTTTTATGAGCCATCATCAACGATAATAACGTATGATCTCTCGGCTGAGGATGATCTGTCATGGGGCCAAGGTGCTGGCTGTAATGGAAAGATAAAAATAGTCGTTGAAACTGTCACATCACAGGTTTACAAGGACATTCAAAAAGTAAGGACTTTTGTAAATAACGGAGTGAATATCGTGCATATAAAAAGATTCTCAAAGAGCAACGAAATAACCGATTATCTTTTTTATACCGAATTTGGAGAAATTTTTGGTAATTGGAACGGTGCATTACCAACTATTAAAAATGTAGCAGATAATAGCACGTTGTTATTTGACAATCAAGGTGATAGGTTGTTTTTTCAAAAGATACTGGCAAGACCAAGACTTATTATTTATGGGGCAGGCGTTGATGCTATACCACTCGCACAACTTGCGCAATTTACAGGTTTACAAGTGATTATTGCTGATTGGAGGCCTGCTTTTTGTAATAAAAGGCATTTTCCTTTTGCTTATAAAACAGTTATTGCTACACCAAATGAATTTGTTTCTTCCTTTTCCTTTACAACTTCTGATTCTGTCGTCTTAATGACCCATAATTATGAAAAAGATAAACAACTTATCGAGTTGTTAGTAGAAAAGAAACTAGGTTATTTAGGAATTTTAGGTTCAAAAACCCGTGCTGAAAGGCTATTAAGAGGTATGGATATACCTGAGTGGGTTCATTTTCCGGTTGGTTTATCGATCGGAGCAGAAGGTCCACAAGAGATAGCAATTAGTGTAATTGCGGAGCTCATTCAAAATAAGACGAGGAGGTTGGATATGGCATTATGA
- a CDS encoding FAD binding domain-containing protein: MKNDLDVMTRSSISVEHPQQIDDAILMKQNSNGVYISGGTLIQLDWEAGKPLTRKLINLATINELKGIIHFEQEGRQFIEIGTLTTISECIENPTISENFPLLGEACKNIAAPAVRNRATLGGNVASGIGDTIPALLALDAQLKLRVLDKTKVVKLWEWLHFQKEAQQSTYLIISIRIPIQKSGDQSVFKKIGRREAFTPALVTICAQWKKKHINELEYIRIAVGGGNNNPRRLINVEKILETNCCNKNLFKFLYLEILEEFISYSDSFISESYRRKVAANLLVTELMNIFQEREV; this comes from the coding sequence GTGAAAAACGATTTAGACGTCATGACAAGGTCTTCCATTTCAGTTGAACATCCACAGCAAATAGATGATGCAATATTGATGAAACAAAACTCAAATGGAGTTTATATATCAGGAGGTACACTTATCCAGCTTGATTGGGAAGCAGGTAAGCCTCTTACTAGAAAATTAATTAACTTGGCAACTATTAACGAATTAAAAGGTATCATCCATTTCGAGCAAGAGGGGCGACAGTTTATTGAAATAGGCACGCTCACGACAATTTCTGAATGTATTGAAAATCCGACTATCAGTGAGAATTTTCCCTTGTTAGGTGAGGCGTGCAAAAACATTGCCGCTCCTGCAGTGCGAAATCGTGCAACTCTAGGCGGCAATGTTGCGAGTGGCATTGGAGATACAATCCCTGCTCTTTTAGCATTAGATGCGCAATTAAAACTAAGAGTACTAGATAAGACAAAGGTCGTGAAATTATGGGAATGGCTTCATTTTCAAAAGGAGGCACAACAATCCACCTATCTTATTATTTCGATAAGAATACCAATTCAAAAATCTGGTGACCAATCCGTTTTTAAAAAGATAGGGCGAAGAGAAGCCTTTACCCCTGCGTTAGTTACAATCTGCGCACAATGGAAGAAAAAACATATTAATGAACTTGAATATATCCGGATTGCTGTCGGAGGAGGCAACAACAATCCAAGAAGATTAATTAACGTAGAAAAAATTTTAGAAACAAATTGTTGTAATAAAAATTTATTTAAGTTCTTGTACTTAGAAATACTCGAAGAATTTATTTCCTATTCGGATTCATTTATTAGTGAATCGTATCGAAGAAAAGTAGCAGCAAACTTACTTGTCACTGAATTAATGAACATCTTTCAGGAAAGAGAGGTTTAG
- the pucD gene encoding xanthine dehydrogenase subunit D, whose translation MRLVRENFPSKWKVRPDGLAKVTGTLKYLTDLIFPNMLYGKVLRSSYPHAKILSISTGNAEKLEGVKAVVTHNDVPGMNRFGLIFPDQPVLCDDVARYVGDAIAAVAAESEEIAELAIKLIEVEYEPLEVIDDPEKALLQSAVKLHPGGNILHRAGYKSSEEVMNVIKECPYVVEETYETPRQMHAYMETEGGVVVPDKNGGITVYAATQHGFKDRMQLARILGMPESDIRVISSPIGGSFGGKDELNIQPYAALLALKTGRPIKLHNKRSESVRAGIKRHPMKMKMITGADEQGKLVGHYVKIIADTGAYATLGPAVLDFAVEHSTGPYLIPHVDIEGISVFTNNGVSGEYRGFGGNQVTFALESQIDRLAEMMRMDPLMLREINIRNAEDLGPLGQRIVANDGAKNVLSMIKSSTILTAPLKRQDNWCLRGRGAAITMHGGGLGFGRPDPSGARLALTKEGEIEIAFGFEEFGQGLLASIEIMMTDMLGCAKEDIKIVIGDTDLVPASGSSTASRSTNMIWQGINKLKEPWRDKILDAASSVTGVQKRKLFIGERGVWEKGVKNKMIITYKELAKSFSHNLPVCSTQYHFPTTPDAVIGGHYLHTYAAVAAEVEIDQLTGRIKVTKLDHSVAAGPVVNPLGYLGQIEGGAIMGLGFTLFEDSIMEHARYHTENFDSYLLPTIKDIPLSTNVDVDESLFESDIFGPRGVGEIGTVAVAPAITAAIHNACGIWVSKLPVSPEELLNALELTPFLFDQQEVVE comes from the coding sequence ATGAGACTTGTAAGAGAAAATTTCCCAAGTAAATGGAAGGTAAGGCCTGATGGGTTAGCAAAAGTAACTGGCACTCTAAAATATTTAACTGATTTAATTTTTCCAAATATGCTCTATGGAAAAGTGTTACGAAGTTCATATCCACATGCAAAAATCCTTTCGATCTCGACTGGGAATGCCGAAAAATTAGAAGGCGTTAAAGCTGTAGTGACCCATAATGACGTTCCAGGTATGAACCGATTTGGATTGATTTTTCCCGATCAGCCAGTTTTATGTGACGATGTGGCAAGGTATGTAGGTGATGCAATTGCAGCGGTTGCTGCTGAAAGTGAAGAAATTGCTGAACTAGCAATTAAGTTGATTGAGGTTGAGTATGAACCGCTTGAAGTGATTGATGATCCTGAAAAAGCCTTATTGCAATCTGCAGTTAAACTTCATCCTGGTGGAAATATCCTTCACCGAGCAGGTTATAAAAGTAGTGAAGAAGTAATGAATGTTATTAAAGAGTGTCCATATGTAGTGGAAGAAACGTATGAAACGCCAAGACAGATGCATGCTTACATGGAGACAGAGGGAGGAGTGGTAGTTCCTGATAAAAATGGGGGAATTACCGTATATGCAGCGACTCAACACGGATTTAAGGATCGTATGCAGTTAGCTAGAATACTGGGGATGCCAGAAAGTGATATTCGAGTTATTTCTAGCCCAATTGGCGGGTCATTCGGCGGTAAAGATGAGTTAAATATCCAGCCATATGCGGCATTACTTGCATTAAAGACAGGTAGACCAATTAAACTGCATAACAAGAGAAGTGAATCAGTCAGAGCTGGAATTAAACGTCATCCTATGAAAATGAAAATGATTACAGGGGCAGATGAACAGGGAAAACTAGTAGGGCATTATGTTAAGATCATTGCTGATACAGGAGCGTATGCCACTTTAGGACCAGCTGTACTCGATTTTGCCGTTGAGCACTCAACTGGACCTTATCTTATTCCACATGTTGATATAGAAGGTATATCAGTTTTTACAAATAACGGAGTATCAGGAGAGTATAGAGGTTTTGGAGGGAATCAGGTTACGTTTGCCCTAGAATCTCAGATTGATAGACTGGCAGAAATGATGAGGATGGATCCCTTGATGCTGCGTGAGATAAATATAAGAAATGCAGAAGACCTGGGACCGCTTGGTCAGAGAATTGTAGCTAACGATGGTGCCAAAAATGTCCTAAGTATGATTAAGTCTTCAACAATTCTTACAGCTCCCCTGAAAAGACAAGATAATTGGTGTTTAAGAGGGAGAGGTGCTGCCATCACGATGCATGGAGGCGGTCTAGGTTTTGGAAGACCTGATCCTTCTGGTGCTCGGCTCGCCTTGACAAAAGAGGGAGAAATAGAAATTGCATTCGGTTTTGAAGAATTTGGTCAAGGATTACTTGCCTCAATTGAAATCATGATGACAGATATGCTCGGTTGTGCAAAAGAAGATATAAAAATCGTTATTGGCGATACAGATCTCGTTCCTGCATCAGGCTCCTCGACAGCTTCTCGTTCAACAAATATGATCTGGCAAGGAATAAATAAATTAAAGGAACCGTGGAGAGATAAAATCTTGGATGCTGCATCAAGTGTAACTGGTGTTCAAAAAAGGAAGTTATTCATCGGAGAAAGGGGTGTATGGGAAAAAGGTGTTAAGAATAAAATGATCATCACCTATAAAGAATTAGCGAAGAGTTTTTCTCATAATCTTCCTGTTTGCTCAACTCAATATCACTTCCCGACAACTCCTGATGCAGTTATTGGAGGGCATTATTTACACACATATGCAGCCGTAGCAGCAGAGGTTGAAATTGATCAATTAACTGGCCGAATCAAAGTAACGAAGCTTGACCATTCAGTGGCAGCTGGACCGGTCGTAAACCCGCTAGGATATTTAGGGCAAATTGAAGGTGGTGCCATTATGGGGTTAGGCTTTACACTATTTGAAGATTCAATAATGGAACATGCTCGATATCATACAGAGAATTTTGATTCATACCTTCTTCCAACAATCAAAGATATTCCTCTTTCTACAAATGTTGATGTTGATGAGTCATTATTTGAAAGTGATATTTTTGGTCCTAGAGGTGTAGGTGAAATTGGTACAGTTGCTGTTGCGCCGGCTATTACGGCTGCTATCCATAATGCCTGCGGAATTTGGGTAAGCAAGCTACCTGTTTCTCCTGAAGAATTATTGAATGCTCTAGAATTAACTCCGTTTTTATTTGATCAGCAGGAGGTAGTGGAATGA
- a CDS encoding 5'-deoxyadenosine deaminase: MKILIKNAEIITMNENDEIIYGDLLIEDDRIVEISKGIDGVLADKIIDATGKTIIPGFIHSHIHLCQTLFRGQADDLELLDWLAKKIWPLEAAHDEESIYYSAMLGIGELIQSGTTSIIDMETVRYTDHAFQAIAESGIRALAGKVMMDQGEGVPVNLLENTQESIQESVDLLEKWNNFDNGRIKYAFSPRFVISCTENLLLEVRDLSKHYGVMVHTHASENLKEIEIVEKERGLRNIVYLDHIGLANPQLILAHCVWVDQEEKRIIREKGVKVSHCPGSNLKLASGIAETHDMLENDIFLSLGADGAPCNNNLDMFNEMRLSALIQKPKHGPTTMDAHKVFRMATIGGATAMGLEKEIGSLEVGKKADVVILNLNDFHTYPSNDVDPISRIVYSATRGDVETTIINGKVVMENRIMKTIDKKIVLKEANHSIKRLLNRISN, encoded by the coding sequence ATGAAAATACTTATTAAAAACGCAGAGATCATTACAATGAATGAAAATGATGAAATTATATATGGAGATCTTCTTATTGAAGATGATCGGATCGTTGAGATTTCCAAAGGGATAGATGGTGTTTTAGCTGATAAAATCATTGATGCAACAGGTAAAACGATCATACCAGGATTCATTCATAGCCATATTCACCTTTGTCAAACGTTATTTAGAGGGCAGGCTGATGATTTAGAATTACTAGATTGGTTAGCAAAAAAAATCTGGCCGCTTGAGGCTGCACATGACGAAGAATCCATTTATTATTCGGCTATGTTAGGTATTGGAGAACTTATTCAAAGCGGTACTACTTCTATCATTGATATGGAGACAGTTCGTTACACAGATCATGCTTTTCAGGCAATTGCGGAAAGTGGAATTCGTGCCCTTGCAGGTAAAGTAATGATGGACCAAGGTGAAGGAGTACCAGTTAATCTACTAGAAAACACGCAGGAGTCAATTCAAGAAAGTGTTGATTTGTTAGAAAAATGGAATAATTTTGATAACGGGCGAATTAAATATGCTTTTTCACCTAGATTTGTCATTTCATGTACAGAAAATTTACTGTTGGAGGTTAGAGACTTATCAAAGCACTATGGAGTAATGGTCCATACTCATGCTTCAGAAAATTTAAAAGAAATTGAGATTGTTGAAAAAGAACGTGGCTTGAGAAATATCGTTTATTTAGATCATATTGGTCTAGCAAACCCACAGCTTATATTGGCACATTGTGTCTGGGTGGATCAAGAAGAAAAACGAATTATTCGAGAAAAGGGTGTAAAAGTTAGCCATTGTCCAGGTTCGAATTTAAAGCTAGCTTCAGGTATTGCTGAAACACATGACATGCTTGAAAACGATATATTTCTAAGTCTTGGAGCAGATGGTGCTCCGTGTAATAATAACTTAGATATGTTTAATGAAATGAGACTATCAGCCCTCATTCAAAAACCAAAACATGGTCCAACCACAATGGATGCACACAAAGTATTTAGAATGGCAACAATTGGCGGAGCCACTGCAATGGGGTTAGAAAAAGAGATTGGCAGTTTGGAAGTTGGGAAAAAAGCAGATGTTGTTATATTAAATTTGAATGACTTTCATACATATCCATCAAATGATGTAGACCCAATTTCAAGAATCGTCTATTCAGCAACAAGAGGTGATGTTGAAACAACCATTATTAATGGAAAAGTAGTTATGGAAAATCGGATCATGAAAACAATTGATAAAAAGATAGTTTTAAAAGAGGCGAATCATTCGATTAAACGATTATTGAATAGAATTTCTAACTGA
- a CDS encoding HAD family hydrolase, producing the protein MIKAIFFDLDDTLLWDQKSVKEAFVGTCQLAKEKYGINPNELEEAVRNEARELYSTYETYEFTQMIGINPFEGLWGNFLDDEDNFKKMKEIVPTYRKESWTRGLKACGIDDAEFGAKLAEEFPAQRRKKPFVYDESFKVLDELKGSYRLLLLTNGSPDLQNTKLEITPELVPYFEQIIISGAFGRGKPDATIFEHALEKMNLSKDEAIMVGDNLMTDILGASRIGMKSVWINRHDKERNEVIPDFEITHLEELYPILDKLNK; encoded by the coding sequence TTGATTAAAGCAATTTTCTTTGATTTAGATGATACATTATTATGGGATCAAAAAAGTGTGAAAGAAGCTTTTGTTGGAACTTGTCAATTGGCAAAAGAAAAGTATGGAATCAATCCAAATGAATTAGAAGAAGCAGTACGTAATGAAGCTAGAGAACTATATTCTACTTATGAAACATATGAATTTACCCAAATGATTGGAATTAATCCATTTGAGGGGCTTTGGGGTAATTTTTTAGATGATGAAGATAACTTTAAAAAGATGAAGGAAATCGTTCCCACATATCGTAAAGAATCGTGGACAAGAGGGTTGAAAGCCTGTGGAATTGATGATGCTGAATTCGGTGCCAAATTGGCTGAAGAGTTTCCAGCGCAAAGACGCAAGAAACCATTTGTTTATGATGAATCATTCAAGGTATTAGACGAGTTAAAGGGTTCATATCGCTTGCTATTATTAACAAATGGATCACCAGATCTTCAAAATACAAAATTAGAGATCACTCCTGAGCTTGTGCCATATTTTGAACAAATTATTATATCAGGTGCATTTGGAAGAGGTAAGCCAGATGCAACTATATTTGAACATGCATTAGAAAAAATGAATCTATCAAAAGATGAAGCTATCATGGTTGGAGATAATTTAATGACAGATATTCTTGGAGCTTCTAGAATCGGTATGAAATCGGTTTGGATTAATCGACATGATAAGGAACGTAATGAGGTTATTCCAGATTTTGAAATTACACATCTTGAAGAACTTTATCCTATTTTAGATAAATTAAACAAATAA
- a CDS encoding VanW family protein: MYKKYVSSILLMMMVSGCSSSLASGNQNEEKLTVKDMATHASQLVEKAAVKRSVELIHPTSKEIIYTFKSTLSQKSKEYDNEIKMLAEDLAEQLDQPMVPKKLSNGQLTEGSNRVLLDEKKLVETLKNIRALDKKIELPLQVNAPNVSQETIKGIDEVVLGSYRTTYNASVTGRSNNIALSANAIDQIVLGPGDRFYYNLIVGERTVARGYQKAKEIVNGEFVDGIGGGICQTSSTLYNAVANAGLEILEVHSHSKAVGYVPVGKDATVSWGGPDFKFMNNKDYPVMIKTIVNNGALEVQVLAAKQAASKI, translated from the coding sequence ATGTATAAAAAATATGTTTCGTCAATTTTACTAATGATGATGGTTTCAGGGTGTAGTTCAAGTTTGGCAAGCGGGAATCAAAATGAGGAGAAGCTGACAGTGAAGGATATGGCGACACATGCTTCACAACTAGTTGAGAAAGCAGCAGTAAAACGATCGGTTGAGTTAATTCATCCTACCTCTAAAGAAATAATCTATACTTTTAAATCAACTTTAAGTCAAAAATCAAAAGAATATGATAACGAGATAAAAATGCTCGCAGAAGATTTAGCTGAACAATTAGACCAACCAATGGTACCTAAAAAGTTGAGCAATGGCCAGTTAACAGAAGGAAGTAATCGTGTCCTTCTAGATGAAAAAAAACTTGTTGAAACACTAAAGAATATTCGAGCACTTGATAAAAAAATTGAACTGCCACTTCAAGTAAATGCACCAAATGTATCCCAAGAGACCATTAAAGGGATCGATGAGGTTGTATTAGGCAGCTATAGAACAACATATAATGCTAGTGTCACAGGGCGTTCAAACAATATTGCTCTTTCTGCAAATGCAATTGATCAAATTGTGTTAGGACCAGGAGATCGTTTTTATTATAATTTAATTGTCGGTGAGCGGACTGTTGCAAGAGGCTATCAAAAGGCTAAGGAAATTGTGAATGGTGAATTTGTAGATGGAATTGGTGGAGGTATTTGTCAAACATCATCTACATTATATAACGCTGTGGCAAATGCAGGATTAGAAATTCTTGAAGTACATTCACATTCTAAAGCTGTAGGTTATGTTCCGGTCGGTAAAGATGCAACGGTATCATGGGGCGGTCCAGACTTTAAATTTATGAATAATAAGGATTATCCTGTTATGATTAAAACAATCGTTAATAATGGGGCTCTTGAAGTGCAAGTACTAGCGGCTAAACAAGCAGCTTCTAAAATATAA
- a CDS encoding (2Fe-2S)-binding protein, giving the protein MNTEGLRNKSSAEEENNININIMVNGQSYSLAVHPAYRLVDILRNDLGLTGTKISCEIGRCGACSVVMDGNLVNACLVMAYQVDNQVIETIEQVAIETIHPIQQAFLEEGALQCGYCTPGMVIALKSLLDKNNHPTEEEVLDYLSGNLCRCTGYNGILRAVQRYKNESLSIHKFKL; this is encoded by the coding sequence ATGAACACAGAGGGTCTTAGAAATAAGAGCAGTGCAGAAGAAGAAAACAATATTAACATAAACATAATGGTTAATGGGCAGTCTTACAGCCTAGCGGTACACCCTGCTTATCGTTTAGTGGATATTTTACGAAATGATTTAGGCCTAACAGGCACAAAGATTTCATGTGAAATTGGAAGATGTGGGGCATGCTCTGTTGTAATGGATGGAAACCTTGTTAATGCTTGTTTAGTTATGGCTTACCAAGTTGATAATCAAGTGATCGAAACAATAGAACAAGTTGCAATAGAAACAATCCACCCAATACAACAAGCGTTCTTGGAGGAAGGTGCTCTTCAATGTGGGTATTGTACACCAGGAATGGTCATTGCTTTAAAATCATTGTTAGACAAAAATAATCATCCAACTGAAGAAGAAGTTCTCGACTATTTATCAGGGAATTTATGTAGGTGTACAGGTTACAATGGGATACTCCGTGCGGTTCAACGGTATAAAAACGAAAGTCTATCCATACATAAATTTAAACTTTAG
- a CDS encoding Cof-type HAD-IIB family hydrolase, with product MTYKMIVLDLDDTLLRDDHSISDRTKHVLMEAQKLGVKVVLASGRPTSGMKHIAEELELAEYGSFILSFNGGKILNCQTNQELFSSTLAPEAVHNLYKISRREGVYIHTYVGDDIITEDENPFTTIESELTGLPITVVDKFVDAVTEPVVKVLMVEKPDRLIQVEKKLQAELLEFSVMRSKPFFLEFTEKGVTKGTSLHQLIQHCGIKQDEVIAIGDSYNDLAMIEFAGLGVAMGNAPDDIKNIADFVTDTNMNDGVAKVVEEFILNKIAIV from the coding sequence ATGACATATAAAATGATTGTATTAGATTTAGATGATACCTTACTAAGAGATGATCATTCCATCTCAGATCGCACAAAGCATGTATTAATGGAAGCTCAGAAATTAGGTGTGAAGGTTGTCTTAGCGTCAGGTCGCCCTACTTCAGGGATGAAACATATTGCCGAAGAGTTAGAATTGGCCGAATATGGAAGTTTTATTTTATCATTTAATGGCGGCAAAATCTTAAACTGTCAAACCAATCAAGAATTGTTTAGCAGTACATTAGCACCTGAAGCAGTTCATAATTTATATAAAATAAGTCGCCGTGAAGGTGTGTATATTCATACATATGTTGGTGATGACATTATTACAGAAGATGAGAATCCCTTTACAACAATTGAATCAGAACTTACAGGGTTGCCAATAACAGTTGTTGACAAGTTTGTTGATGCAGTCACCGAACCAGTGGTTAAGGTGTTAATGGTCGAAAAACCAGATAGATTAATACAAGTTGAAAAAAAGCTGCAAGCTGAATTACTAGAATTTAGTGTTATGCGTTCGAAACCGTTCTTTTTAGAGTTTACTGAAAAGGGTGTAACAAAAGGAACGAGTTTACATCAATTAATTCAACATTGCGGGATTAAACAGGATGAAGTCATTGCGATTGGTGATAGTTATAATGACTTAGCGATGATTGAATTTGCAGGTCTTGGTGTCGCGATGGGAAATGCTCCAGATGATATTAAAAATATCGCTGATTTTGTAACAGATACGAATATGAATGATGGAGTAGCAAAAGTTGTGGAAGAATTTATATTAAATAAAATAGCAATTGTATAA